The Centroberyx gerrardi isolate f3 chromosome 8, fCenGer3.hap1.cur.20231027, whole genome shotgun sequence genomic sequence TACTATGGTCTTCTCTAGAAGGGAGAAGTGATGGCTGTAAATATGGACCAGTGTCCTCCATAACACCCCCCTCGTGACCATACAGGCTTTGCCGTTGGGTCACAAATTTCCTAGCAGACATTtttggtgccatcatggaggtccagtggagaattggctgtgtgcacataatggctaaatatataacaaccaggctaaaaaaaaaaagagagatacctgataAAGATTTGTGTGGTTTGGTTGCAGACCCATTCAGTAAcattctcagtaaaagtgaatagtgtgataaggtggatttggttactgtgacacagtaaactgtcttgtctttagccctagtctctactccaaaacactctgagttgtagcttgagaagagtcagctcagttaacctgaacaaactgttagctagctaactagccggcaaacacactgatgttaatgtgaacacgctaacgctagctgctgctagatacgttagctagtgtgctaatcagatgtgttaacaacaagacagtgatgttagctgaccagatgctatggttagctagctaacaagctgacattatctaaacactaaatcaatcagatggatcagtgatgaagtgATCAGTAGTTAgtggacctccaacatggcctcCACAGGGTTATGTCACAAAGCCTCCATTAGATCATATGAGTTAGCAATGCAACAACCATGCAGCAGGACTGAAGCCAACAGGCCTCATAAAACCTCATGGCCAAGCCTTCTCTACCAGCGGCTCTGCCTCACAACACCTTACCTGCATCGTATCAGTGGTCGTTCTATTACTTGAATATAGTGCTATGAACTCTGTTTACAAAATACTGTCATCTTTTGGGAGACACAGTGTTGTCTCGTAAGGCTGCTTGGTATGTTCAGTTTATCCACCCGGTGTATCCAGTTAATAACATTGAAATCGTATAAACATGAAACCTGCTGTTGcttttttatactgtatatgccttAATTCATATGTTTGGCAATCATGATTAAAGGATGTTTATATATAGTCTTTTGTCTCTTGAGTTTTTCTTCTGAAATGCCGCTGATTAGGAAAATAACCTTCTTCTTTTGACTGATGCTCCCTAAAGATATGAAGTACTGTTATACTTTATATTTGTACACTGTATATTTTGTGAGAGAGTGCATGAGATTTGTCTTTTATCAGTTACACTGTTACGTTTCCCCTTGATAATTTCATCAAtacaatttaacatttttggtGTTTATTAATTAGTTTGCTGAAAACTTTGGACTTTAACTTCTACTACAGTACATACTTCCAGCTTTTCTTTTAATGGCAGAGTGAATTGTCTTTGTTGGTCAAATTGTGCTTTTATTAGATTAACTGTTTCTGATTAAATCAATTTCTTTCAACTCTAAAGCTGACTTCCAGCTGCTTTCAGCTAGCCCGCAtattttctccaggaaatgtacatttctatttatctattaatagatgagtattattattattattattattattattattattattaaccatattttcatttgctttcAGCTAGTCCTCACATTTTCACCAGGAAATAATAACATataggtaatgatttttttgtgtagcagctttccaaaaacaaagtttattcaATGTAAACTTAAAATTAGTGGcagcagtactactactactagtagttgTGGTAGTAAATAATAGTAGTGGTATTCTCTCTAAAGCTTTGGACACtcaacacattttctccaggaaatctttctttctttctttctttctttctttctgtcttccttccttccttccttccttccttccttccttcctccctccctccctgctgtctccctcccccccaGCAGGGGCGCGCGCCGCCCGAGCCTCTCCATCAACTCTTCCGCTGTTAAAACAAAATGGGTGGCGCCAAAGCTTGACAACAAAGCGGCTGTTTGCAGCAACGGACAGCCTCCAGTAAACTAATCTCATCTGTTTATTCTCCAGAACCAAGTTAGAAACTAAAGTACGGCGTAAAGTTAGAAATTTAAACAGACAGTCACAGTCGACGCTGGTTTGTGAAAGTTTCCTCTGCGGGTTTTACAAATGTCGACATGGCTTCGAAGACAGACCAACTTCTTATCGTTGTGTCCATTCTGGAAGGTAAGTTACTGTTCTGTTTACCAGCTAACTAACGTCGTTAACTGTTAACTTGAAAACTACATTATACAGTAACacactccctgtgtgtgtcaaaatgtGCTGACATTAGCAGATATTAGTTAAATCACTGTCATAAATGTTGTAACGTTACAACCAGCTGACTGGCCGGCTGACAGCAGCCTGTTGCTACTGGTGATGGATAGCTTGGTTAGCTAAATCCACTTTAAAACGGATTGTACCCGTGTTGTTCCGGTAATCTAGGACAGAGAATCCAGTTCTACTCTCCCAGAGCTACAAACAACCACAGCAGGAAACTTTACCGTTttatttaccagccactttcactattttaaaaTAGGACTTCAGATGATGGTTGATTATTTGCCAAAGTGGCTGCTAGAGCAGACTAGTCACTCCTGTTTTATCAGCCAATTTCTATAATAGTATACAAATAACAGCTGGTTACTTGTGGAGTAGActaatttaccagccactttcactactttaccagccaactagctgtttagaatagaatagaatagaataactccaaatgatggttggttacctgccaaagtctCTGCTGGATTAGACAAATTTACCAGCGACAGCCAAAATCTATCTGTATTTGAGTCATGATGGTGATCATTTACCAGCCTGAACCatcaaaagaaaatgtattgagCTCTTCCACTAACAGCTAAATTTAGCCTCTAACAGGAAAATCCATTACTAACAAGTTAACATCTTTTATGCACTTTGAGTTGTAATTTTTCTGGGGTACAGATGATTCTCAGTGTTGTTGGTTGCTAGATTGCTGCTTCCTGGCAGAGACTGACTCCACAGTTTCCCTGTAGTGGATGGCAGCTGAATATAAACCAAGGCTGTCTGCATCCAGTCAGTCTTGTCCTGGTTATGATTTTGTCTGCCAGGGTTCCCACTGGCCTTGGACAActatgaaagaaaataaaaaaacgcttttgaaaatgaatggatggccttgaaagcaGCCAACTATTTTACTAAATTGTGGCAGAACATAAGAAGAGATTCCCGCACACACTGTCTATACttgcaaataaaacatttattagaAAATAAGCAAAGTTTCGGTACTGAGACCTTCGTCGGGCAAATATATATCATATCTGCCGGCTTCCCAGTCCTCTCCTATGCACCTGTCTCCTGGTATATAACAGGTGTGTGAAGAACCATAGTTTCCTCAACTAAAATGTGGCACCCAGATTCCTCAGTCCGCCTCTCTGGATCTGCACTTCCCATCCCGAGGaagttattgtcccatccctagttagGAGTGTCAGTGTAAATCTTCCTCTGCCGTTCCCAGGTCGTCATTTCCCGAAGAGCCAGCGCCACAGTCTGGTGGTCCAGGCTCGGTTTGACGGGGAGCAGCTGGCCACGGACCCGGTGGACCACAGGGAGCAGCCTCAGTTCTGCACGGAGCTGGCCTGGGAGCTGGACCGCCGCACGCTGCACCAGCACAGGTCAGCAGGTGGACTGTGTTGTGCTCACTGGGATTCACTTACTCAAGAGGCAATTTGTAATTATGTTAATCTACAAAAGAGGAACGCTGCTTTGGCTTCAGTGTAGTGGAGTGGAGAGGTGCTCACTGAAGCTTAGGTGACAGGGAGTAgcagaaaaaatgtattcaaggcACTCTTCCCATgcaaaaaagggggaaaaaaagggaatttTGACTGGTTGTCAAATTTGTCAAACCATGAGCCGCTGTGGCAGAAATCCAGTCACTGTTCAGAGCTCCTGTTCTAttcttaaaatcatatttggTTGGTTAGCATCAAttgactgctgttttgttttttattttattttagcattGAAATAACTGCTTTCACAATCTCTCCGTGACTTTTCCAAGACTCATTTTCTGTAAAAACCAGTGTTGATACTAGAtcttcaaaatcacacaaggacATAAtcgttataataataataataataataataataataataataataataataacctttatttgtgtagcacctttcatacacaacatgcagctcaaactgctttacatcaatagaaggcagatcaaaaacagataaaaagacaaaattcatataaaagaacaagtgatgcattgcattaaaagaatcaaatcaagtaaaatagaaagaaaaaagaacacaatcaatttaaacagttaaaaagaaggctaattaaaagctaagctgaaaaggtATATTGATCCCCTTCAGTTGAGGGCTTATTGGCCTTCTCTTAGTTGcccaaaatccattggccttgtaaatggtaaatggtaaatggcCAGCAGATGGAGAAAGTGAGTCCAGCTCTGTATTTATTCCTGcatgtttccctctctgtcctccagacTGCAGAGAACTCCCATCAagcttcagtgttttgctgtGGACTCGGTCAGTAAGGCCAGGGAGAGTGTGGGATACATCGTCCTGGACCTCCGGTCTGTACAGGAGGTCAAACAGGTAAaactcttctccctctgtcctgacCTCAAGGCCGCGggtgacattttgaaatagaTGAGATCAGGAAGTTTGTTTAGAGCAGCGTGGGAGATCCTGCTGCTTCTGCAGTGTTGATGTCAGCTGACAAGATCTGTTTGGCTCCAATCAGAGCGCCAAGTTTTTGTCACTTTCTGATATGCTTTAAGAGTTTTTGCTCACCTGATGCTGAAGTGAAATGTTAcgatgaaataaataaaagttcagtgacaacaaagtctgactgtgcagaattctgtttatttctgagacacaaatctttctagcgatgccattggctgctagaatgtaaacaacaatttaaaaatgtcgttacaaagtgacaataatataatttggatggagagcttgtgaaactgtgatggtcaagagtctcattagtgattactacagcagaataacatggagctgatatcaccattcatgttcctgaccctCCATAtgtaatgtcacatttttgtactgcgatatattgaatatcgatatattgtcccatcactACTTTTAAACTATCCAAACTATCCATTTGAGTTTAAGATGAACATCTATGATATTTTATGCATTGAAGCCTCTTAAatgttattcatggtgagtaaGTAAGCAAGTAACCAGCCAGTATTTGGAGtcagttggctggtaaaatagagAAAGTGGCCGGAGAGTTTTTAGACGTACTGTTTCCTGGACTGGTTATGAtaaattttttttgttgttttttctgtctcgTCTGCCAGGAGCCCCGCTGGTATCCGTTGCTGAGCAGTAAATACACCAAACAGCGTCCGGCCATCCTGCTCAGCGTGCTGCTGGAGAGCGACACCAAGCCCTCCGAGCCCTCTCCTGATAGGTTCAAAGCCAAGAAGGCCCCGCCCCGAcaaggtcagctgatccaggAACACTGCTGTTGGTTCTTAAATCTTGTGTagctttgtttgtgttgttcttACGTCTGTGAGATAGATAAATGTAGAGGTGGACAGTACAGACTGTTAAAGCCGACTCTTAGAAGAACTTCAGCTAAGTAACACTTCTGTCATGTATTAAATCTGTTGTAACTTGGTTTTTGGGTTATTTACGGTTTATGTGTAATCTGATAAAAATGACTCTTCATCTATCTAGCTGATATAAACATCTGATTTCATGTGGACTTTGCTGGGATCCAGGGGGGGTCtgtctgaattatttttttcaattaatcatttagtctcttAAATGCCCGAAGTGATGTCATAAGTGATGTCATAAAATGTAGTCTCTAAacagcccaaagtgattcttaaaattgcttactttgTCTGACCAGAAGCCAATAAAAACTAAAGTATTCATTTTGGTTATCGGTTATCAAAATTGTAATCGATTCATTTTCTGTCAGttgactaattgattaatcgactaatcgtttcagcactaatgaGGATAAATTCAGGTTTCCTGctcaggtctggaaagtctggaaatgtattgaaaaccaAACTggtaatttccaggtcttgaagtttggaaattgcagaaaaaGTTTGACAAATTATTAGAAACATACTGCAGCTAACtaaatgtaaaggaaacactgaatatataGCTTAatattctgtgttgtttttattctacttgttttattgtgttatattctgttctgctcttcttcaccactcctctcttctttcctatTTCTCTTCTATTGTCTTGCATTCTTATTCTACTCTTGTCTACTCTGCTGtatccctctgtctccaggtTCCCCAGCACTAACTGATCTGCTTCCAGAGAAGCTGGAGGCGGAGCTGATCCAGGATCAGGGTTTCCACCAGGTCGGACCTCCGGACCGCTGTGCTGACATGTTCGTCCTGTCTGTCACTGTGGCCTTCGCTACCAAACTAGAACAGGTACACACGATACTccacccctgacctctgacttcTCACCGTACCTGTTACCACGACAACCACACAGCTGAAACCTCCCCTCACCCTAGTGACAGGACATCTAACCTCTAAATCTCTCCATTCAAACCCATAGAAATTAAATCTGaacagctctttaaggcagggtgacctgCCCCACCTGAGTGGCAGGGAGACTCTTTGATCgattagaaataaataaataaaatgtttgcagtATTTGACAGAATGCAAAACGAAGACCAATTTGTTTTAGAGTGATTTAAAGCATTGATGGCTGTTAAAATGCAGTAAGGtttacagaaatgtttcttGCTTTTGTGCTGAGTCCTTATGAACTGAAAAATAGTGCTGGAAAAAGTCATTGAAAGTCCAAGAATTTGATTTAATATTGTCTGTATGAACCCTGACTTGCCTTTCAAGGGTTAGTTTAGTTAATATAgttaatttatttgtatagcccagTATCTCagcctgtctcaaaggactgtacagagaatgagcctaactagatctaactgatcaacagtcAGTCGTAGAACAGGATGATGGAAGACAAGGAACGAggaaaaccttattaggaacaaatggaagaaaccttgggcgggccaaGTCAAAGAAGAATTAAAAGAAGAATGAATTTACAGAAAGCAAAGTGCTCCTCCTGAACACCTAACAGCAGTCACAGTCAGTGTTCAGAgctgtttgttgtttatttattgtttctCCCAGCTGATCCCCAGCACCATGAAGCTGTCAGCGGAAGGGTCcgagttcttcttctactactctTTACTGGGGAACGACATCACCAGCGAGCCTTTCCACGACCTGCTGAGCCCCGCCTTCGAGCCGGAGCGCGCCTCCGTACGCATCCGCAGCAGCAAACAGATCCTCCAGGCCTTCCTGGCACAGCAGCCCAGTTTACAGGTGAGGATTTAAAGTGTCGATATTTCTACCTCCGGTCATGATGTTTTTACCTCCGGTCATGATGTTTTTACCTCCTGtcatgatgtttctacctcctgtcatgatgtttctacctccggtcatgatgtttctacctcctgtcatgatgtttctacctcctgtcatgatgtttctacctccggtcatgatgtttctacctcctgtcatgatgtttctacctcctgtcatgatgtttctacctccggtcatgatgtttctacctccgGTCATGATGTTTGTACCTCCTGTGATGATGTTTGTACCTCCGGTCATGATGTTTTTACCTCCTGTCTTGATGTTTCTACCTCCGGTCATGACATTTTTGCTCATgcgatgatgtttctacctgcagtgatatAATGTCTACCCGCAGTGATGATGTTTTTACTTGCGGTGAgaatttgttgtttatttgtaaCCCACGGCGATGACGAGAAGATCTTTCCACCCCGGGCAATGGCAATAACGTCTCTGTTAGCGGCGGGGGTGTTTCTACCTGTGGTCATGACTGTAGGGATTTCATTTCCACCTGGCTGACGCCTAAAATGCTGAGAATCTAACTTGCTTTCAGACAGTTTTCCTTGTTTCAAGGCATTTGCTTGAAACAAGGAAAACTTAAGGAAAATTTCAATGTCCtagggaaacattttttttcttaaaaccagtgaaattatctgccagtgcagtaagatgatttgaTTGAAAATATCCTGAAAGCGTGTTTCAAGATTTAAATCCTTGTTTTGTGGTTGACATTTGACATATTgacacaaatcaagtaaaatcTATTAAAATTAGCAAAATGATCTGCCGGCACAaagagataatttgactaaaaatatcctgAAGTAAGCTTCATAAGTCAGGATGCAAGATAAAATTACTGAAAAGTGGTGATAtcatgatacacaattctgttgttGTTAAATTGACGATAACAAGCAAATCTTATTTTAAAGCCAAATGAGGTATCAaaattttaaggaatattatttaaAAATTTGTTTAGAGTGTTTGAGTTTGGTTGACATCGCACTTaacattaccatgcagttcaaagTGATGAGCACAGGGCCGGTTGGGGCTTCCGTATCAAAAGAAATCGTGTTTAGGGCCCCCAATGTCAATAGAGGCTGTGACTTTGGCTCCAATAATCATTTTAAACTGTGGCGTACGGGCCTGAggcaggtcagtgtgtgtcagggtccCACTTGGCGgcacatttcaattgaaattagtgaaatgttgcaaaatgcattgaacacggaCGCGGGACTCAGAATATTTTGGGGCCCCTGGTGGTCTGGGGCCCCGGGGCATGTGCCCTGCATGCCCGGTCGGTAATACAGGCATGGATGAGCATCAATTTGAACATGTGATTTTTGCATTTATAAGACTATTGTGatatacactgcccgtcaaaggtttgaacacaccacatttttctttatttttagtgttttccacattttagaataacagtaaagacatcaaaactatgaaataacacaaatggaattatccagcgaccaaaaaagtgttaaacaaatcaaaactttcttatgttttagattctttaaagtagccgccctttgccttgatggaaaggcaaaaggctttggaaagaaattcatacataggatcaacttcactatttatatttgtctaagaaactcatttcaagcatttaagcagaagcctttagatcaaaatggctttaagagaatgaaaaacacagaacattcaatcaggtgggtccagacttttgacggGCGGTGTATATCGCTGtcgaaaaaaaatccttttgatTATCATGGTATTAATTTCAACCATATCGGCCAGCTCTACTGCCTACCTAATAGtatgtctgtctacctgtctgtctgtctgtgtctccacctgtctgtctgtcctcctcagATCCACCTGTGCTGTGGAAACCACTCTCTCGGCAGCGCGGAGGTTTCTCTCTCGGCTCTGTCTGCCGGCTCTGTGGACCTGGAGAGCGAGGCGTCGACGGTGGAGGGGGCGTTCGTCCTGCAGCCTCCCAAATGCACCAAGCAGAAGCTGCCGGCTCTGCCTGCCGACCTGCAGCCCACTGTGGGGGTGGCTGTCACCCTGCGGAGGGAGGAGCTCACAccgcaggtacacacacacacacacacacacacacaccaggggtcAGACGATATGAGtttctgaaggctgataccgatattcttttggattgaagctgctgatagacaaTATTTAATGCAGTAAATCAATATctctaaaggaaaaatccacccttatTCTTCGACTGTTCTATATCATCAATTTGAGATGTTCACTGCCTTCCAGGAGTCAtttagtgttgtaatttactttttgatgtatccactttccctcaacctgcctcgtctacttctacttcagttagtggtttcctacatttcccagaatgccttttggcAACCTAAAGAGAAGGGATATGAACCTGTTgcatgtgtaggtggagagagcgacagTAAGAGCATAATAAGttcaagagagtgagagtttttctagtcaagaaaaagcgagagtctccccttactcaaaccccagcctgtctctctgctgcagtgcattctggtctctctcctgctcctgtggtggagaaactggtctctctcctcttctacgatggatttctccctgtatgattgttgaacgtctcttggtgcaaaatggcggctctagaaagaagccctcgctctttgattctgagggactgacaccaaaacctgacgtttaccgctgatgttttacatcctgaaacattttctcatatcaaactctgttgtagctgctggaaacatctggaggtgacgtcacctcgtctacgattggccagttatccaccaagaagaaaaatacaacaaaaaaacaaaatggaaacacTGAGCATCAAACAGTAGACTTAATGTTAGATTTTAGTCAGTGTCACCGCTACATCATGCCTCTGATTGACAGccttgtcttcttctctccttctctttctccagttGTTAGGGAGCAAAGGAGGAGACGGACCTCAGaaaccctccatccctccgtctctcctccctccttctcttcctccctccggTCCTCCTGCGGACCAGAGACGTCGTACCCCGTCTCCGGTCCGACCGCCCCCGGgccccgcctcctctcctcccggcccttcctcctctcctcctcaccctccttttcctcctcctgcctctcatacagagagcgaggcagagagtctgcaggaggagctgcacCATGGGAGACACCAGGCTGGACTGGCAGGTAAGGCTGGGCACACACTACACGACTTTTAGGCCGATTACAGCCACGATTTGGCATCATGACTGATTTGGTGAAggtgaaggcagctgatcattAGGGAGCCAGAGGGCTGAAATCACATAAATGCTAATTAATCTAGTCCATGGATCTGGACAGAATCTGGACTTTGTTCAGTTAGTTGTTAGTTTGTTCAGCCCTAACTTCAGCCTGttccctcctcatctccccctcatctccccctcatctccccctcatctcccccctcatctccccctcatctcccccctcatctcccctcatctccccctcatctcccctccatctccccctcatctcccccctcatctcccccctcatctccccctcatctcccgctcatctccccctcatctcccctccatctccccctcatctcccccctcatctccccctcatctcccgctcatctccccctcatctccccctcatctcccgctcatctccccctcatctcccctcatctccccctcatctccccctcatctcccgctcatctccccctcatctccccctcatctcccgctcatctccccctcatctcccctccatctccccctcatctcccccctcatctccccctcatcctcttctcatctcccccctcatctccccctcatcctctcctcatctccccctcatcctctcctcatctcccccctcatctccctcatctccccctcatctccccctcatctcccccctcatctccccccccatctcccccTCCAGCTGCAGAGTCGGAGCGTCCCGTCCCGCTGCAGCGGCAGGCGGAGGCTGCGGCGGAGGGCGGAGCGTCGTCCGTCAGTGTTTCGGGTCCGAAGgtctccatcccctcctccgCTCATCActtctgcttctctctggaCCTGCGCAGCCTGGGGAACCTCAGCCTGACGCATCCTGTCGCCGCGACGCTCAGGTAAAACTCACCTGTTGTTACTGAACGCTAATTGAAAActtaatgtaaatacatttgaaaaggaaataacatgacatgacaaaataCCTGTTACGAACTTATAAAAATTAGAATTATAAAAGATACTACCTACCAAAAATACCAAAAGCAgaaattaaactaaaactaccaaacctGCACTGGAAACTGAAACTAagctgaaattgaaatgaaatttgaaaatgcaaaatgaaaataaaaactagaatAACGCCTGTCAACCCTCCAATCAATAcaatattatacattatattctACTAGTAAATGATAGTAAAGtgtgtatattgtattgtttttcagGTATTTGTACCACTTCTTTGACAGTGCAGCTGTATATACTAATAGTAAATGATATTTAAGTGTATATATTATTTTCTACTTTTAAGCTCCTATAGCAGCCAAACGACCTACCCTCCAGTCCAGTAGAGTATTATACATTACAGTGTAATAGTAAATGATagtaaagtgtgtgttgtgttgtgttccaGGTATTCGTACCACTTCTTTGGCAGCGCGGCTCCCATCATGACCAACCCTCCTGTGGAGCTGCAGAGGAACATGGAGGTGTTTCTGCCTCAGTCCTACTGCGCCTTCGACTTCGCCGCCCTGCCGCAACAACTACAGGACACCTTCCTCAGgttggttcacacacacacacacacacacacacacacacacacacacacagggaaagcCTCTAATTTCACATGCCTTTGCACCTAATTTCTCCttatacacatatgcatgcagcAGAGTACGTACAGACAGGtcggcagagagaggaggaaggccaTGATCGatcagtgatgatgtcatcattattggtggtgatggtagttgtgatgatgatgatgacgtgATTTCT encodes the following:
- the cep120 gene encoding centrosomal protein of 120 kDa, which gives rise to MASKTDQLLIVVSILEGRHFPKSQRHSLVVQARFDGEQLATDPVDHREQPQFCTELAWELDRRTLHQHRLQRTPIKLQCFAVDSVSKARESVGYIVLDLRSVQEVKQEPRWYPLLSSKYTKQRPAILLSVLLESDTKPSEPSPDRFKAKKAPPRQGSPALTDLLPEKLEAELIQDQGFHQVGPPDRCADMFVLSVTVAFATKLEQLIPSTMKLSAEGSEFFFYYSLLGNDITSEPFHDLLSPAFEPERASVRIRSSKQILQAFLAQQPSLQIHLCCGNHSLGSAEVSLSALSAGSVDLESEASTVEGAFVLQPPKCTKQKLPALPADLQPTVGVAVTLRREELTPQAPPASHTESEAESLQEDPPPSPPPAAESERPVPLQRQAEAAAEGGASSVSVSGPKVSIPSSAHHFCFSLDLRSLGNLSLTHPVAATLRYSYHFFGSAAPIMTNPPVELQRNMEVFLPQSYCAFDFAALPQQLQDTFLRVPLLVEVWHRDSSSRDQLIGTASIQLSHLLSAERSRFLGSTGEQCWRQTHQDRTAVRKTHSPSEKVAELYYVTTLEDLGLVKAKEIIVSDSSQNERPAPKQKSSHPPAPRPAAPTPPPAPPGPAPPRETLEYRTALELELWKEEQEDLFDNQLKKKELSHMQALAEEWRRRDREREALVKKKVEKYNLLEEQLQKTLSDLENREKQLAHTEMETQRLQRELRAEHDLSQREQQESSRRLRLDCDHRVELERDKARLMEEERARLLQQIADGESRYKQLEKEFQLFREQQNVRPEIRLQSEINLLSLEKVELERKLESTTKSKLHYKQQWGRALKELARFKQREQENAMNRLKKQQAELEAMRLRYLATEEKEAVRTDRQELDSIRNELNRLKQQEDRLGPASSLSGPAPGPALNESADEHLSRLLEERDTLLRTGVYTHEDRIISELNRQIQQVMSDRGKH